A single region of the Salvia miltiorrhiza cultivar Shanhuang (shh) chromosome 8, IMPLAD_Smil_shh, whole genome shotgun sequence genome encodes:
- the LOC130998510 gene encoding uncharacterized protein LOC130998510, which produces MINVFDVPVIALFDVGASHSFISHAACKRLELTPQLAEITLDVSTPGGGRLAAKNVISNLELNIGAETFKADVYVIAMIEFDIILGMDWLTQANATILCSERKISFQSAGKEKASFHGVRMGGRVPVISAIKATKKIRKGECHVFLVSLTGEHVADETIEEVPVVRDFKDIFPEELPGMPPDRQLEFVIDLEPGAAPVSKAPYRMAPTELQELKVQLQELLDLGFIQHSVSPWGASVLFV; this is translated from the coding sequence atgatTAATGTTTTCGACGTGCCAGTTATAGCATTGTTTGATGTTGGAGCGTCCCACTCTTTCATTTCACATGCTGCTTGTAAGAGATTAGAGCTGACTCCACAATTGGCTGAGATAACTTTAGATGTTAGCACCCCTGGTGGTGGAAGATTGGCTGCTAAAAACGTTATCTCGAACTTAGAGCTGAACATAGGTGCTGAAACGTTTAAGGCAGATGTGTATGTCATCGCTATGATAGAAtttgacataatcctaggaatggactggcttaCTCAAGCCAATGCTACAATACTGTGTAGTGAGAGAAAGATCTCTTTCCAATCCGCTGGAAAAGAGAAGGCAAGTTTTCATGGTGTAAGAATGGGAGGAAGAGTACCAGTAATTTCAGCGATAAAGGCCACCAAGAAGATAAGGAAGGGAGAATGTCATGTTTTCCTAGTTAGTTTGACAGGAGAACATGTAGCAGATGAAACAATCGAAGAGGTTCCAGTGGTGCGAGATTTCAAAGATATTTTTCCCGAAGAATTACCTGGTATGCCACCAGACCGACAACTAGAATTTGTGATAGATCTAGAACCTGGAGCAGCGCCAGTATCCaaggcaccatacagaatggctCCGACGGAAttacaagaattgaaagtgcaGCTACAAGAACTGTTGGATCTAGGTTTCATACAGCATAGCGTATCACCATGGGGAGCATCAGTCCTATTCGTCTAG
- the LOC130998511 gene encoding uncharacterized protein LOC130998511, translated as MDHPETSQTKEDEVIHFQKEDQEGFTSHSLIPQEKMVEKLVTKLKNKSMDIQTFQGFSRGRLDQVIQSLSPFKRKYHVFFGITSRELVLPIEITNNQVEIQLIPAEDVRRDLSKIKPEVARTMKWIHTGALQLVIKSALSPGTDTPIDVAICDKRITNPRDAVLGALSDNLYAEKIVTELYPQIAHNLQDSSFSRALTLYQDYKRKDLLTGGNRPYSITYQVSYALSNSHHTDLFLGKNFIEVQEIFKEVAKAVSLDRVEIPIIREIDIQVGDKQVLKHNQSLRLGAPRLSFQGDTLTSRPLERSFSHSYERKTIQEIPAQGIRVKLKCPEG; from the coding sequence ATGGATCATCCGGAGACAAGTCAGACTAAGGAAGACGAGGTTATCCACTTTCAAAAGGAGGATCAGGAAGGATTTACCAGCCATTCCCTGATTCCACAAGAAAAGATGGTGGAAAAACTCGTGACAAAACTCAAGAACAAATCCATGGATATACAAACATTCCAAGGGTTTTCAAGAGGAAGATTGGATCAAGTTATACAaagcttgagtccattcaaaaggaAGTATCATGTCTTCTTCGGCATAACGAGTCGAGAGTTGGTGCTTCCAATAGAGATAACAAACAACCAGGTAGAGATCCAATTAATTCCAGCTGAAGATGTGCGGAGGGATCTCTCAAAAATTAAGCCAGAAGTCGCTAgaacgatgaaatggattcatactGGAGCACTACAGTTGGTAATTAAGTCCGCACTTTCACCAGGGACAGATACACCAATTGATGTTGCAATTTGCGATAAGAGGATTACAAATCCAAGAGATGCAGTGCTGGGAGCCTTATCAGACAATCTCTACGCCGAGAAGATTGTAACCGAATTGTACCCACAGATCGCTCATAATCTTCAGGATTCATCCTTTAGTCGAGCCCTGACACTCTACCAGGACTACAAGAGGAAGGATCTAttgacgggaggaaataggccatactcgatTACATATCAAGTATCATATGCCCTATCCAATTCCCACCACACAGATTTATTTCTGGGAAAGAATTTTATTGAGGTCcaagaaatattcaaagaagtagCCAAGGCAGTAAGCCTTGACCGAGTAGAAATTCCcataataagggaaatagacatcCAAGTTGGAGATAAGCAGGTGCTGAAACATAATCAAAGtctcagattgggagcaccaaggctatcattccaaggagatACGCTGACCTCGAGGCCTTTagaaagaagtttctctcattcctaCGAGAGAAAGACGATCCAGGAAATACCAGCTCAAGGCATAAGAGTAAAACTTAAATGCCCTGAAGGATGA